A single region of the Prevotella sp. HUN102 genome encodes:
- a CDS encoding outer membrane protein assembly factor BamD yields MKKNILITILVALLFTSCAHEYNQVYKSTNYSYKYEFAKECFAKGKFGYAVPLLQELVTIMKGTDNAQECLYMLAMSEYGLDDYEAASETFKKYVQTYPHGDFAEMSSFYIGQSLYAGTPEPRLDQTPTVAAIAAFQDYLDRYPQGKMKGTAEQRLFELQDKLIRKEYLNAKLYYNLGSYFGNCTSGGNNYEACIITAENALNDFPYTPLREEFAILLMKSKYELAQMSVESKKIQRYQDAEDECYGFINEYPDSKERATAERFIEKCKEFTKN; encoded by the coding sequence ATGAAGAAGAATATTCTTATAACAATTCTTGTGGCATTGCTTTTTACAAGCTGTGCGCACGAGTATAATCAGGTCTATAAGAGCACAAATTATTCATACAAATACGAATTTGCAAAAGAATGTTTTGCAAAGGGAAAATTTGGATATGCTGTTCCTCTCTTGCAAGAATTGGTAACCATTATGAAGGGAACCGACAATGCACAGGAGTGTCTTTATATGTTGGCTATGTCCGAATACGGCTTGGATGACTACGAGGCTGCCTCTGAAACATTCAAGAAGTATGTTCAGACCTATCCTCACGGCGACTTTGCCGAAATGTCCTCGTTCTATATAGGGCAGAGTCTTTATGCAGGGACACCTGAACCTCGCCTTGACCAGACTCCCACTGTGGCTGCCATTGCTGCTTTTCAGGATTATCTCGACCGATATCCACAAGGAAAAATGAAGGGAACTGCCGAGCAACGCTTGTTTGAATTGCAGGATAAACTGATTCGTAAGGAATATTTGAATGCGAAGCTGTATTATAACCTTGGTTCATATTTCGGCAACTGCACGAGTGGCGGCAACAACTATGAGGCTTGTATCATCACGGCTGAAAATGCGCTCAACGATTTCCCATATACGCCACTGCGTGAGGAATTTGCCATCTTGCTGATGAAAAGCAAGTATGAATTGGCTCAGATGAGCGTTGAATCAAAGAAAATACAACGCTATCAGGATGCGGAAGACGAATGCTATGGCTTCATCAATGAATATCCAGACTCAAAGGAGCGTGCTACTGCCGAGAGATTCATTGAGAAATGCAAGGAGTTTACCAAGAATTAA